A portion of the Carya illinoinensis cultivar Pawnee chromosome 11, C.illinoinensisPawnee_v1, whole genome shotgun sequence genome contains these proteins:
- the LOC122280415 gene encoding glutathione S-transferase U9, with protein MAEEDQVTLHGTWTSPFAKRVELALKIKGIPFKYVEEDLKNKSPLLLNYNPIHKKVPVLVHNGKPIVESSVILEYIDETWKNGPPLLPQDPYERAQVRFWATYLQQVLETSIMVIKSDGEAQEKAIKELFEKLMVLEEGMKNTFTDDDLEGTTSIKHENIGLLNVVLISSLGHYKLQEEVLGFKIIDPEKTPLIFSWLTTLTEIPAVKEAAPPHEKIVGFLKHFRQNALKSTAV; from the exons ATGGCGGAGGAAGACCAAGTAACACTGCACGGAACATGGACTAGTCCTTTCGCAAAGAGGGTGGAACTGGCCCTTAAAATTAAAGGTATACCCTTCAAGTATGTGGAAGAAGATTTGAAGAACAAAAGCCCCCTTCTGCTCAACTACAATCCCATTCACAAGAAGGTTCCTGTCCTTGTTCATAATGGAAAACCCATTGTCGAGTCATCTGTTATCCTCGAATACATCGATGAAACCTGGAAAAATGGTCCTCCACTGCTGCCCCAAGATCCCTACGAAAGAGCCCAAGTTCGTTTCTGGGCTACCTATCTGCAACAG GTGTTGGAGACATCGATCATGGTAATAAAATCTGATGGAGAAGCACAAGAAAAAGCCATCAAGGAACTGTTTGAGAAATTAATGGTATTGGAAGAGGGAATGAAGAACACCTTTACAGATGATGATCTTGAGGGCACTACATCCATTAAGCATGAGAATATAGGACTCTTAAACGTTGTACTTATATCCTCTTTAGGTCACTACAAACTTCAGGAAGAAGTCCTTGGTTTCAAGATTATAGACCCAGAGAAGACTCCACTGATATTTTCATGGTTGACAACCCTAACTGAGATACCTGCAGTGAAAGAGGCAGCCCCCCCTCATGAAAAGATTGTGGGATTTCTCAAACATTTCAGACAGAACGCCCTTAAATCTACTGCAGTTTGA